GCGTCTTGTAAAACGTATTTCTAAAGGCATTTCCATACCGGTTAATGACGAAAAAAAAATAGATCCGCAAAATGGTAAGGATATTATTTCAACTTTAGATGTTAATATTCAAGATGTAGCAGAAAGCGCCCTGAAAAATTGCCTAGACACCAACAATGCTGATTGGGGTTGTGCTATTTTGATGGAAGTAGCTACAGGACACATCAAAGCTATCACTAATCTTAAACACGAAAAAGACGGTTCATATAAAGAAACGTACAACTTTGCCATAGGGCGCAGAATGGATCCCGGTTCCACTTTTAAGTTGATATCTGCTATAATTGTTTTGGAAGAAGGCAAATACGATACCGGTACCCTGGTGAATACCGGGAGAAAAATATTTGATGGCAAATTAGTAGAAGATTCACATCCTGAAGGTTATGGTATGGTATCTCTAAAAAAAGCTTTTGAAAAATCTTCCAATGTAGGTTTAGCTGAAGCTGTGGTGAATACTTTTGGCAATAACAGACGAAAAATTAACTCCTATTTCGATAAACTGCGGGTAAACAAGCCTTTAGGATTAGAGTTATCGGGCGAGCCTAATCCTAATTATATAGATCCTAAAAATAACCTGCCCCGTATGGCTTTTGGTTATGGTGTGGAAATGACACCTTTGCAAATTCTTACCTTTTATAATGCCGTGGCTAACAATGGCAAAATAGTTAAACCTATGTTCGTTACGGACATCATGCAATCCGGTCAGGTTATTGAACACAAACCTACCGTGGTGTTAAAAGAAAAAATTTGCTCGGATGCAACTTTAAAAAAGATAAAAATAATGCTGGAAGGAGTGGTTTTGCACGGTACTGCACGCCGTATGAAAAACAATCAATATCCCATTGCCGGCAAAACTGGTACAGCCAAAATTTTAGAAGGTGGAAAATACATCCAGGAGTACAATGCCTCGTTTGTGGGATATTTCCCTGCTGATAACCCCCGGTATTCGTGTATAGTACTCATTAGCCGTCCTAAAAAAACTTTAAAATACGGAGCAGAACTTTCAGCTCCTGTTTTCAGGGAAATTGCCGACAGGGTGTATGCTACCCGGCTCAAAGGAATTGCCCGTACAAATGTTAAACGTGTAAATACAAAAGCAAGTGTACCTGATTCCTATGCAGGAAAATCAAAAGAAATTGAAACACTTTTTTCATTCCTTCAATACCCTTTGGCTACTAACCAAAACAGTAGCACATGGCTGGTAAACGAAAAAGGAAATGTAAAAAATATTGTTTGTAAGAAAGGAGTGGTTCCGGATGTGCAGGGACTAACAGCCAAAGATGCCGTTTATTTGATTGAAAAAGCAGGTTTAAATGTAAAACTAAGCGGAAATGGAAAAGTAAATAACCAGATTCCTGCCCCGGGAACAGTAGCAATAAAAGGAAATATTGTAACCCTCACTTTGGGTACAATTACTTCTACCATGAGAACAGTTACCACCGACAGCATCCCTGAAACATCCTTAACCACAACACAAAAAGTCAAAACAATAGTAAAACAACCTCCTTCCCAACCTAAAAAAACCGAGCAGAAAAAAAACAAAACACAGGCTATTAAGAAAAAAACTGAAAAGAAAACCATTATAAAAGATACGTTTTGAAAATATTAAAAGACATATTATATAAAACGGGTATTGTCAGCCTCGAAGGTTCCGGCGATAAAATTATTCAATCTGTATGCTTCGATTCGGCAGCCGTTAACAAAGGCAGTCTTTTCGTTGCCATTAAGGGCGGCAAACACGACGGACATTCATATATTTTACAAGCCATTGAAAATGGTGCTTCTGCAATAGTTTATCAAAATGATACAGGAGAAAAAATAAACGGAATTACTTACATTCGCGTATCCGATAGCAGCTATGCTTTGGGAATAATCGCTTCCAACTTTTACGACAATCCCTCTTCAAAACTAAAACTTGTTGGAATTACAGGAACCAATGGCAAAACAACCTTTGTAACCCTGATGTATCAGTTGTTCAAAACACTTGGATATAAAACAGGCTTACTTTCCACCATCCGGATTTTAATTGACAACAAAGAAATCCCTTCTACCCACACTACTCCCGATGCAGTACAAATTAACCGGATTTTGAATGAAATGGTACAATTAGGTGTTAGCCATTGCTTTATGGAAGTTAGCTCACATGCCATTGTGCAACATCGCATTGCAGGGTTGGTATTTACTGGTGGGGTCTTTTCAAATATTACCCATGACCATCTTGATTTTCACAACACCTTCAGCGAATACATTAAAGCCAAAAAAATATTTTTCGACCTGTTGCCGGCAGAGGCTTTTGCATTGACAAACAGCGACGATAAAAATGGAAAAGTGATGTTGCAAAATACGAAAGCTGCAAAAAAAACTTATTCCTTAAAAATGATGTCTGATTTTAAATGCAAAATCCTCGAAAACCAATTCGAAGGCTTGCAGTTGCAAATTGACGGAAATGATGTATGGTGCAGGTTAGTAGGCGAATTTAATGCATATAATCTACTCGCCGTGTATGCAACTGCAATTTTGCTTGGTGAAAATCAAGCCGAAGTGCTTACCGCATTGAGCATCCTGCAGCCGGCAGAAGGTCGCTTCGATTTTTTCAAAAGTAAAGAAGGAATAATAGCCATCATTGATTATGCCCACACGCCCGATGCCCTGCAAAATGTTTTACAAACAATAAATGACATCAGAGAAGGTAACGGAAAACTGATTACAGTAGCTGGTGCCGGAGGCGACCGCGACCGCAGCAAGCGCCCAATTATGGCTGCAATTACGTGTAATTTAAGCAATAAAGTTATCCTTACATCCGATAACCCCCGCTCAGAAGATCCCGCAGAAATAATCCGGGAAATGTACATGGGCGTTGACAAAATTCATGAAAAAAATGTGCTTTCAATCGTTGACAGGCGTGAAGCCATAAAAACTGCCTGCACTTTGGCTACACCGGGCGACATTATACTTATTGCGGGAAAAGGACACGAAAAATACCAGGAAATCAAAGGTGTAAAATACCATTTTGATGATAGGGAAATATTGAAAGAGTTTTTAAACGAAGAAATTCAATTATAAAAAGTCGAGCCATGTTTTATTATGTGTTTACATACCTTGATAAAGTCTGGGATTTTCCAGGAGCCGGAATGTTCCACTATATTTCGTTTAGGGCAGCACTTTCAATTATTACTTCGCTTACTATTTCGTTACTTTTTGGTAAACGGCTTATTAACTATTTGCAAAGAAAGCAAGTAGGCGAAACCATCCGGAATCTGGGACTGGAAGGTGAAAAAAACAAAGCTGGCACACCTACCATGGGTGGGCTTATCATTCTTGGTGCAATAGTAATTCCTACGCTTCTATTTGCCAAAGTGCTAAATATTTACATAATTCTTATCCTCGTTTCTACCCTGTGGCTCGGAATGATTGGCTTCCTCGACGACTACATTAAAGTTTTCAAAAAAGAAAAAAAAGGGCTTGCCGGTAAATTTAAAATTTTAGGACAAATCGGTCTGGGTTTAATTATCGGTGCTACCCTTTACTTCCACGAAGGAGTGGTAATCAGAGAAAAAGCAAAAGACCAGGGATATGTACAAACTACTAAAGCCCTGAATATTGAAAATGCAAAAGAAGCCCCTGGCTTTTTTGAAAAAGTCCCCGTGAAATCTACCAAAACAACCATTCCTTTCATTAAAGGACATGAATTTGATTATGCTGCTCTGATATCTTTCTTGGGTAACAATTACGAAAAATGGGCTTACTTGGTATTCATACCCATTGTTATTCTTATCATTACCGCTGTATCAAACGGCGTCAATATTACCGACGGGCTCGACGGGCTTGCCACCGGCACATCGTCTATCGTTGGTCTCACCTTAGGCATTTTGGCTTACGTTTCCGGTAATATATTTTTCGCAAATTATTTGAATATCATGTATATTCCTAATACAGGAGAATTAGTGGTATACGTGAGTGCCTTTGTAGGTGCCTGCGTAGGTTTTTTATGGTACAACACATATCCTGCACAGGTTTTTATGGGTGATACTGGCAGTTTGTCGCTGGGGGGCATCATAGCCGTTTTTGCCATCATGATACGTAAAGAATTACTTATTCCAATTTTATGCGGAATTTTTCTTATGGAAAATCTATCGGTAATGATGCAGGTTAGCTGGTTTAAATATACGAAGAAAAAATTTGGAGAAGGTAAACGGATTTTCAAAATGGCACCCTTGCATCACCATTATCAATTGAAAGGGTATCCGGAGCCTAAAATCGTGCAACGATTTATGATTATTGGAATTATGTTGGCTGTATTTACAATTATAACATTAAAAATAAGATAATTAATATGAAAGAACGGATTGTAGTCATCGGTGCTGGCGAAAGCGGAACAGGTGCAGCCGTTCTTGCAGTAAAAAAGAATTACGAAGTCTTTGTCTCCGACAAAGGTTCTATCAAAGAAAATTACAAAAACGTTCTTTTAAATAATGCAATAGAGTTTGAGGAAAACGGACACGACAGCAAAAAAATTCTGACTGCAGATTGGGTAATAAAAAGTCCGGGTATCCCAGAAACACTTCCCTTACTGCAATTGATTCGCAATAAAAATATTCCGGTAATATCGGAAATCGAGTTTGCAAAGAAGTTTACAAATGCTTTTACAATTTGTATTACAGGAAGTAACGGAAAAACTACCACCAGCCATCTTATTTACCATATTCTGAAAAATGCAGGTTTCAACGTAGGATTGGCAGGTAATGTCGGAAATAGTTTTGCTATGGAGGTAGCTACTCGGAATTATGACTACTACGTTTTAGAAATTAGCAGCTTCCAGCTTGATGGGATGTTCAATTTTAAAGCGGATATTGCTATTTTACTGAATATTACTCCCGACCATCTCGACAGATACGAAAACAGTTTTGACAAATATGCTGAATCCAAGTACAAGATTTTACAAAACCAAAGTATCCACGATGCTTTTATTTACTGTGCTGATGATGAGATTATACTGAAAAAACTCTATTCAAAAAATATAAGTTCACAACTCTTTTCTTTTTCGCTTTCGGGTGAAAAAAGGGAAGGTGCTTATTTGACAAATAACAAATTGCATTTTACAATTAAAAACAAAACATTTACTATGACACTCGAAGAATTGGCATTGCAAGGCAAACACAACATCTATAATTCGATGGCAGCAGGCATTGCAGCCCGTTTGGTGGATGTAAGAAAAGAAAACATAAAGAGTTGTCTTTCTGATTTTCAAAACGTTGAGCACCGGCTCGAATTTATTGCCAATATTCATGGTATCGAATTTATTAATGATTCAAAAGCTACCAATGTAAACTCGGTATGGTATGCTCTCGAAAGCATGGATAAACCCGTAATCTGGATAGCTGGAGGACAAGACAAAGGCAACGATTATACAAAACTTCGCGAGCTGGTGAAAACAAAAGTAAAAGCTATCATCTGTTTGGGTATTGATAACACCAAAATATATGCTGCATTTTCTGATTTGGTGAAAAATATTACCGAAACCCAAAGTATGGAAGAAGCAGTTGCATTTGCCTATCATCTGGCAGAATCGGGAGAAAAAGTGCTGCTTTCGCCTGCTTGTGCCAGTTTTGATTTGTTTGAAAATTACCAGGAAAGAGGCATCCAGTTTAAGCAAGCTGTTAAAAATTTATAAAACAAATAATTATGTTAAAGTTTCTTGATATAAAAGGCGACAGGGTAATTTGGGGTGTGGTAATTCTGCTATCTATTGCTTCTTTAGTGGCAGTGTATAGTTCCACCGGGATGTTAGCCTTTCAGGAAAAGGGGGGAAATACCGAATATTACCTGATAAAACATTTTTTTATTCTGCTCATCGGGTTAGGACTAATTTATGCAACACATAAAATAAAATACCATAAATTTTCGCGAATATCAATAATTGCATATATAATCTCTATTCCATTATTGATAATATTAATGGTTGCTGGAAAAAACCACAACGAAGCTGTCCGCTCTCTCGAAATTCCTATTATTCATTTGTCGTTCCAGCCCTTTGATGTTGCCAAACTATCGCTTATTCTATTTATTGCACATTTATTAACCAATGCCGAAACCTATTTTCAATCAGTACAAAAAGCCTTCTACCCCATTCTTATCATCGTTTCCATTATTTGCGGACTTATTTTTCCATCCAATTTTTCAACATCTGCCTTGCTTTTTTTAATTTGTCTTATTATGATGTATATAGGAGGTATTAATTGGAAAAAAATAGCATTGATACTTGGCATCGGACTTGGCTTGGTTGCACTTATTTATCTTATGGGAGATAGCCTGCCCGACTGGGGAAGGTTAAAAACCATACAATCAAGAATTGAAAGCCATATTCACCCCGATAAAGCCAACAACAAAGATGAACTTTTCCAGGCAGAACAATCGCGGATAGCAATTGCCACCGGTGGGGTTTTCGGGAAAATGCCAGGTAATGGTACCCAAAAAAATATTCTTCCTTATCCCTACTCCGATTTTATTTATGCCATCATTATTGAAGAATTTGGTTTAGTTGGAGGTGGTTTTTTACTGCTCATGTACCTTATTCTAATTTACAGGGGTGTACGTATCGCTACCAAATGCCCTTATAATTTTGGTGCCATAGCAGCATTTGGTATATCGTTAGCACTTGTTATTCAGGCAATTGTTAATATGGGAGTAACCGTTAGCATTTTTCCTGTTACCGGTCAGAATTTACCCTTAGTAAGTATGGGGGGAACTTCAGTGTGGTTTACCTGTATATCTATTGGTATTATGCTAAGTATCAGCAAAGAAATAGAGCCACCCATAGAAAGTACTTTAGAAAACTCAGAAGAAATTGAACCAAACGATACGGAATATGCAACAGCGTAACCTAAAAATAATCATCAGTGGAGGAGGTACCGGGGGACATATTTTCCCGGCTATTGCCGTTGCAAATGCCATCAAGGCATTACAACCCAGTACAGAAATTCTTTTTGTGGGTGCTAAGGGACGTATGGAAATGGAAAAAGTTCCCCAAGCAGGCTTTCCTATCGAAGGATTATGGATCAGTGGTTTTCAACGCAAATTAACTGTAAAAAACCTGCTTTTCCCTATAAAACTTATCCATAGTTTATTAAAGGCAAAAAAAATTATCAGGAAATTTGCTCCCAATGCCGTAGCTGGTTTCGGGGGTTATGCCAGCGGTCCCATCCTGAAAGCAGCAGCCGGAAAACACATCCCTATGGCTATTTGGGAAGGAAATTCTTTTGCAGGAGTTACCAATAAGCTACTTGCCCGTTCCGCAGAAAAAATTTTCGTAGCCTATAGCGGTATGGAGAAATTTTTTCCTGCAAACAAATTGATTATGAGTGGTAATCCTGTACGTAAAAAATTGGTAAACACAAATGTTAGCCAGGTTGAAGCACTTCGTTTTTTTGGTTTGCCCCCTGCCAAAACACTGTTGGTAATAGGCGGAAGCCTTGGTGCATTCACCATCAACGCCAGCATACGGGCATCTCTCGAAATATTAATAAAAAACAATATATCAGTTATATGGCAAACAGGTAAACTGTATTTTGACGAAATACAAGCAATTGTAAATACATCAGAACATACGAATATCCGTGTTTTCGATTTCATCCAACGTATGGATATGGCATATACCGCTTCAGATATTGTAATTTCAAGAGCCGGAGCCTTATCTATTTCCGAACTCTGTGTTACAGGAAAGCCTGCCGTTTTGGTTCCCTCGCCTAACGTTGCCGAAGATCACCAGACAAAAAACGCCAAAGCCTTATTCAATGCAGGTGCAGCACTTATGATAAAAGATACTGAAGCTGTGAAAAAATGTGGAGAAATATTAATTGCATTATTTGAAGATGAAAACAAAAGAGCAGAACTCAGCCACAATATCCTAAAATTAGCACTTCCTGCAGCCGCCGAAATAATAGCTGACGAAATAATTAAAATGACCCATGTTAATAAAATAAATTGCTTGATTTAAAAAACATACGGACAGTATACTTTCTTGGCATAGGAGGTATCGGCATGAGTGCCCTTGCCAGATACTTTCAATTTCAGGGTTGCAAAGTATATGGATACGACAAAATAGCATCTGCTCTTACCAACGCATTGGAAAAGGAAGGTATCGTTATCCGGTTTGATGAGGATATAACAAAAATTCCCGAAACTACTGACCTGGTAGTACTTACACCTGCCATTCCTAACGACAATACTCTCTTGCAGTATTTTATCAAGAATAACACCCCCATAAAAAAACGTGCAGAAGTACTCGGACTCATTGCACGTGAAGGTTTAAATATTGCAGTTGCAGGTACCCACGGAAAGACAACTGTTACTACCCTTATTTCGCACCTGCTCAAACAATCTATTGTTGATTGTACTGCTTTTCTGGGTGGAATTTCCAAAAATTATAATACAAATCTTTTGCTTTCTACCTATAGCAAGTATATAGTTGCCGAAGCCGACGAATACGACAGGTCATTTTTACAATTGTTTCCGCATATTGCAATTATCACTTCAATTGACGCAGATCACCTTGATATATACGGTAGTAAAGCATCGTTGGAAGATTCATTTTGTAAGTTTGCCCTACAAGTCCAGGAAAAGGGTTATTTAATAGTTAATATGAAAATTAACATCCCCTTTAATCTTGATAAAAATGCCAAAGTATATCAATATTCATTACAAGATGAAAAAGCCGACTTCTATGCTTCCGGAATCCAAATGAACAAAGGATTATATTCATTTGATTTTCATTATCCTGATGGGGTCATAACCGACTTACGGCTGGGACTTCCGGGTTTGTTCAATGTTGAAAATGCAGTTGCAGCCCTGGCAGCCACCTGGTTGTGCAAAGTACAATCTTCGGAATTGCGAAAAGCTTTGCTGACTTTCAGTGGGGTAAAACGGCGTTTCGATTACAGATTCAAATCGCCGGAATGTGTTTATATTGACGACTATGCACATCACCCCGAAGAATTGAAAACTTGTATTTCTTCCATCCGGAATCTCTATCCCGGGAAAAAAATTATGGGTATTTTCCAGCCCCATCTTTTTTCACGCACAAGGGATTTTGCGGAAGAGTTTGCCCGAAGTCTCGAATTGCTCGACAAAATAATTTTGCTCGATATTTACCCTGCAAGGGAAAAGCCCATCGAAGGAATCACATCTCAGTTTTTATTGGATAAAATTGAAAAAAAAGAAAAAAAGTTGTGTACTAAAGAAAATGTTCTCGACGAAATAGAAAACAATCTTCCGGAAATCATAGTTACACTCGGAGCCGGTGATATTGACCGTTTGGTAGAACCTATTGTAAATATGTTAAATAAACGTATTAATACGCAAGACCATGAGAATTAAGAAGTTTTTACGGTGGGGAGGTTGGATATTAACTGCGGGAGCTTTACTGACGGTAATAATTTTTACACAACGTAAATACCATGAGGCTGTTTGTACAGATATTGCGATACAAATTTCCTACGGTACCACAGATACCCTGCTCTCTGTAAAAGATGTTCATGAAATGGTCTCGAAGGTTATAAAAAAATGCAAGGGGATAAAATTGCAAAGTATTAATACGGAATTAATTGAATCTGTAATCAAACAAAATCCTTATATTTCAGATGCCGAGGCTTTTATTACCTTAGATGGAGTGCTAAAAATTAAAGTGTTGCAAAGAATACCTCTGGTAAGAATCATTAACAACAATGGTATAAGTTTTTATCTCGACACTGCCGGAAAAGTTATGCCCATTCATCCGGACAATCCTGTGCGCTTGCTTATTGCCCGTGGAAACATCCCGTTTGCATATAAAACAGGAGTGTATCCCAGCATTAAGCCTAAAAGCCCCAAAGACAGTGTATTGCTTAAAAGCACTGTATATAAAGCATTTATAACAGCAAGATATATTTATAATAACGATGTTTTATATTCCATGATTGGAGATATTTACGTAAACAATCATGAGGAAATAGAAGTAACTCCAGTGATGGGAACGCAGGAAATACTCCTTGGCAATATAGATAATTTGGATACAAAATTTGATAATCTGCTGCTCTTTTACCAGAAAGGCATTACCCGCGAAGGATGGCATAATTACAAATCAATCAACATAAAATATAAAAATCAAGTAGTTTGTTCAAAAAAGTAACGATATGAAAAACGCAGAAATTATTGTAGGGTTAGATATTGGCACAACAAAAATTGCAGTGCTGGTAGGACGAAAAGACCAATTCGGAAAGGTGGAAATACTTGGGTCTGGCAAAACTGAGTCCATAGGAGTAAAAAGAGGAGTAGTAGCAAATATTGAGAATACTACACAATCTATTATTCAGGCGGTTAAAGAAGCTTCCGAAAAATCGGGAGTAAATATAGCAACAGTATACGTAGGTATTGCCGGACAGCATATCAAAAGTTTGCAACACAGGGGTAGCATCATCCGCGATAATGGTGAACAGGAAATAAGTCAGAAAGATGTGGATTTACTGGCAGATAAAATGCACAAATTGGCAGTGGGTGCCGGTGACAAAATTATTGATGTAATTCCTCAGGATTATATAATTGACGGAGAAACAGGAATTAAGCAGCCCATTGGTATTGCAGGTATTACGTTGGAAGCTAACTTTCATATTATTACAGGGCAGGTTACCGCGGCATTAAACATTAAAAGATGTATTGAAAAAGCTAATCTTGCATTCAGCGGAATGATAATAGAACCCATTGCCTCTGCCGAAGCTGTTTTGAGCGAAGAAGAAAAAGAAGCCGGGGTTGTACTTGTCGACATAGGTGGTGGTACTACCGATATTGCCATTTTTAAGGATAACATACTAAAACACACAGCCGTAATACCATTTGGCGGAGATATTATCACAGAAGATGTAAAAGAAGGCTGTTCAATTATTAAAAAACAGGCTGAAGAATTAAAGATAAAATTCGGTTCTGCTCTTGCCCGTGAAAACCGTGATGATCAGGTAGTAGCAATACCCGGTTTGCGTGGAAGACCCCCCAAGGAAATTACTTTAAAAAACCTTGCTAACATCATACAGGCGAGGATGGAAGAAATAATTGAACATGTTGATTTTGAAATCAAAAATTCAGGCGTTCGAAAACTAAATGCAGGAATAGTTCTTACAGGTGGCGGAGCTTTGTTGAAACATGTTGTACAATTAACCGAATTTAAAACAGGAATGGAAACCCGTATCGGCTATCCCAATGAAAATATTTCGGGTAAAGTTTCCGACGAATTGGCAAGCCCGATGTATTCTACCGGAATAGGAGTTGTTTTGATCGGATTTAATCGTGAAAAGCGTGCCCTGGCAGATGAAAGAAACGAAGATTCAAGACCTGAACAAAAGCCCGACACCGTTCAACAGCCCTCAAAACGGAAAAAATTTATTGACTGGTGGATTGATTTCTTTGATAAAGAAGCAGAAAAGTAAAAAAAAAATTAACAACACATTTGTTCATAAATATTCTTTGTAAATGCTATTTCCGAATCATTAATATTTACTTTTAAAATTGAAAAAAATCCTGTTATGCTAAAATTCGATTCTCCTAAAGATCAAAATTCTATTATTAAAGTCATTGGCGTGGGTGGCGGCGGAAGTAATGCTGTAAACCATATGTTTACACAAGGAATCAAAGGTGTTGATTTT
The Lentimicrobiaceae bacterium genome window above contains:
- the murD gene encoding UDP-N-acetylmuramoyl-L-alanine--D-glutamate ligase, coding for MKERIVVIGAGESGTGAAVLAVKKNYEVFVSDKGSIKENYKNVLLNNAIEFEENGHDSKKILTADWVIKSPGIPETLPLLQLIRNKNIPVISEIEFAKKFTNAFTICITGSNGKTTTSHLIYHILKNAGFNVGLAGNVGNSFAMEVATRNYDYYVLEISSFQLDGMFNFKADIAILLNITPDHLDRYENSFDKYAESKYKILQNQSIHDAFIYCADDEIILKKLYSKNISSQLFSFSLSGEKREGAYLTNNKLHFTIKNKTFTMTLEELALQGKHNIYNSMAAGIAARLVDVRKENIKSCLSDFQNVEHRLEFIANIHGIEFINDSKATNVNSVWYALESMDKPVIWIAGGQDKGNDYTKLRELVKTKVKAIICLGIDNTKIYAAFSDLVKNITETQSMEEAVAFAYHLAESGEKVLLSPACASFDLFENYQERGIQFKQAVKNL
- the murC gene encoding UDP-N-acetylmuramate--L-alanine ligase, with product MRTVYFLGIGGIGMSALARYFQFQGCKVYGYDKIASALTNALEKEGIVIRFDEDITKIPETTDLVVLTPAIPNDNTLLQYFIKNNTPIKKRAEVLGLIAREGLNIAVAGTHGKTTVTTLISHLLKQSIVDCTAFLGGISKNYNTNLLLSTYSKYIVAEADEYDRSFLQLFPHIAIITSIDADHLDIYGSKASLEDSFCKFALQVQEKGYLIVNMKINIPFNLDKNAKVYQYSLQDEKADFYASGIQMNKGLYSFDFHYPDGVITDLRLGLPGLFNVENAVAALAATWLCKVQSSELRKALLTFSGVKRRFDYRFKSPECVYIDDYAHHPEELKTCISSIRNLYPGKKIMGIFQPHLFSRTRDFAEEFARSLELLDKIILLDIYPAREKPIEGITSQFLLDKIEKKEKKLCTKENVLDEIENNLPEIIVTLGAGDIDRLVEPIVNMLNKRINTQDHEN
- the murG gene encoding undecaprenyldiphospho-muramoylpentapeptide beta-N-acetylglucosaminyltransferase, which produces MQQRNLKIIISGGGTGGHIFPAIAVANAIKALQPSTEILFVGAKGRMEMEKVPQAGFPIEGLWISGFQRKLTVKNLLFPIKLIHSLLKAKKIIRKFAPNAVAGFGGYASGPILKAAAGKHIPMAIWEGNSFAGVTNKLLARSAEKIFVAYSGMEKFFPANKLIMSGNPVRKKLVNTNVSQVEALRFFGLPPAKTLLVIGGSLGAFTINASIRASLEILIKNNISVIWQTGKLYFDEIQAIVNTSEHTNIRVFDFIQRMDMAYTASDIVISRAGALSISELCVTGKPAVLVPSPNVAEDHQTKNAKALFNAGAALMIKDTEAVKKCGEILIALFEDENKRAELSHNILKLALPAAAEIIADEIIKMTHVNKINCLI
- the mraY gene encoding phospho-N-acetylmuramoyl-pentapeptide-transferase, producing MFYYVFTYLDKVWDFPGAGMFHYISFRAALSIITSLTISLLFGKRLINYLQRKQVGETIRNLGLEGEKNKAGTPTMGGLIILGAIVIPTLLFAKVLNIYIILILVSTLWLGMIGFLDDYIKVFKKEKKGLAGKFKILGQIGLGLIIGATLYFHEGVVIREKAKDQGYVQTTKALNIENAKEAPGFFEKVPVKSTKTTIPFIKGHEFDYAALISFLGNNYEKWAYLVFIPIVILIITAVSNGVNITDGLDGLATGTSSIVGLTLGILAYVSGNIFFANYLNIMYIPNTGELVVYVSAFVGACVGFLWYNTYPAQVFMGDTGSLSLGGIIAVFAIMIRKELLIPILCGIFLMENLSVMMQVSWFKYTKKKFGEGKRIFKMAPLHHHYQLKGYPEPKIVQRFMIIGIMLAVFTIITLKIR
- a CDS encoding FtsW/RodA/SpoVE family cell cycle protein, which codes for MLKFLDIKGDRVIWGVVILLSIASLVAVYSSTGMLAFQEKGGNTEYYLIKHFFILLIGLGLIYATHKIKYHKFSRISIIAYIISIPLLIILMVAGKNHNEAVRSLEIPIIHLSFQPFDVAKLSLILFIAHLLTNAETYFQSVQKAFYPILIIVSIICGLIFPSNFSTSALLFLICLIMMYIGGINWKKIALILGIGLGLVALIYLMGDSLPDWGRLKTIQSRIESHIHPDKANNKDELFQAEQSRIAIATGGVFGKMPGNGTQKNILPYPYSDFIYAIIIEEFGLVGGGFLLLMYLILIYRGVRIATKCPYNFGAIAAFGISLALVIQAIVNMGVTVSIFPVTGQNLPLVSMGGTSVWFTCISIGIMLSISKEIEPPIESTLENSEEIEPNDTEYATA
- a CDS encoding UDP-N-acetylmuramoyl-L-alanyl-D-glutamate--2,6-diaminopimelate ligase, yielding MKILKDILYKTGIVSLEGSGDKIIQSVCFDSAAVNKGSLFVAIKGGKHDGHSYILQAIENGASAIVYQNDTGEKINGITYIRVSDSSYALGIIASNFYDNPSSKLKLVGITGTNGKTTFVTLMYQLFKTLGYKTGLLSTIRILIDNKEIPSTHTTPDAVQINRILNEMVQLGVSHCFMEVSSHAIVQHRIAGLVFTGGVFSNITHDHLDFHNTFSEYIKAKKIFFDLLPAEAFALTNSDDKNGKVMLQNTKAAKKTYSLKMMSDFKCKILENQFEGLQLQIDGNDVWCRLVGEFNAYNLLAVYATAILLGENQAEVLTALSILQPAEGRFDFFKSKEGIIAIIDYAHTPDALQNVLQTINDIREGNGKLITVAGAGGDRDRSKRPIMAAITCNLSNKVILTSDNPRSEDPAEIIREMYMGVDKIHEKNVLSIVDRREAIKTACTLATPGDIILIAGKGHEKYQEIKGVKYHFDDREILKEFLNEEIQL
- a CDS encoding transpeptidase family protein → MGDKREILKRIITIYIIVIAICLGIFAKVVYIQVAEGDYWEKIAKKQTFHQDTLFAVRGNIYSDDMQLLATTVPIFDISWDAKVVHDTVVQKYIDGLADSLASIFPEKTKSEYKKMLKDAKKIQKRDLKIRNKVNYDEYNRLKTFPIFCNGRNKGGLKADQRMQRKYPFNTLAYRTIGWDKEENKNDVGLEGTYSKYLQGKNGRRLVKRISKGISIPVNDEKKIDPQNGKDIISTLDVNIQDVAESALKNCLDTNNADWGCAILMEVATGHIKAITNLKHEKDGSYKETYNFAIGRRMDPGSTFKLISAIIVLEEGKYDTGTLVNTGRKIFDGKLVEDSHPEGYGMVSLKKAFEKSSNVGLAEAVVNTFGNNRRKINSYFDKLRVNKPLGLELSGEPNPNYIDPKNNLPRMAFGYGVEMTPLQILTFYNAVANNGKIVKPMFVTDIMQSGQVIEHKPTVVLKEKICSDATLKKIKIMLEGVVLHGTARRMKNNQYPIAGKTGTAKILEGGKYIQEYNASFVGYFPADNPRYSCIVLISRPKKTLKYGAELSAPVFREIADRVYATRLKGIARTNVKRVNTKASVPDSYAGKSKEIETLFSFLQYPLATNQNSSTWLVNEKGNVKNIVCKKGVVPDVQGLTAKDAVYLIEKAGLNVKLSGNGKVNNQIPAPGTVAIKGNIVTLTLGTITSTMRTVTTDSIPETSLTTTQKVKTIVKQPPSQPKKTEQKKNKTQAIKKKTEKKTIIKDTF